Proteins encoded in a region of the Triticum dicoccoides isolate Atlit2015 ecotype Zavitan chromosome 3A, WEW_v2.0, whole genome shotgun sequence genome:
- the LOC119268946 gene encoding uncharacterized protein LOC119268946 isoform X4 yields the protein MSAALGVEGWPEAAPRRAVRQEASRRVTASPAGGRVAVRIDPQPPSLLVAMARTSSPSTRDPLLPSLEGHRLKGCSTGLGHAEISATIDTDKAQLSIAYSEESNSCRQSRHYDR from the exons ATGAGTGCGGCACTGGGGGTGGAAGGTTGGCCGGAGGCAGCACCGAGGCGAGCTGTGCGGCAGGAGGCTTCGCGGCGGGTGACGGCCTCGCCCGCCGGCGGCCGCGTCGCAGTCCGCATCGATCCCCAGCCCCCTTCGTTGCTCGTGGCGATGGCTCGAACTTCATCTCCGAGCACCCGAGATCCCCTGCTTCCAAGCCTG GAAGGTCATCGACTC AAAGGATGCTCAACGGGACTTGGTCACGCCGAGATATCAGCAACAATCGACACCGACAAAGCTCAATTATCTATTGCATATTCAGAAGAAAGCAACTCCTGTCGACAATCAAGGCACTATGACAG GTAG
- the LOC119271964 gene encoding oil body-associated protein 2B-like, producing MSSSDQNPAPTPTSGAGGTAPPPGRPTTVSSQAIDMGAQVLQTLKPVRQMKQHACSFALYAHDMHRQLEVHHFVSRLNQDVLQCAVYDSDKPSARLIGVEYIVSDNIFEALPPEEQRLWHSHAYEVKAGLWTDVGVPEMLQTSEMARMAKTYGKFWCTWQVDRSDRLPLGAPALMMSPQAVEPGRVRAELVRARDERCKVDSSARGLKAERVEMDEPEWINPNADYWRLHGKGFAVDVTDTEMKQQAPFP from the exons ATGTCCTCCAGTGATCAGAACCCAGCGCCCACGCCCACCTCGGGCGCCGgcgggacggcgccgccgccgggcaGGCCGACCACGGTCTCCTCGCAGGCGATCGACATGGGCGCTCAGGTGCTGCAGACGTTGAAGCCGGTGCGCCAGATGAAGCAGCACGCGTGCAGCTTCGCGCTGTACGCACACGACATGCACCGGCagctcgaggtccaccacttcgtcTCCCGCCTCAACCAGGACGTCCTCCAGTGCGCCGTCTATGACTCCGACAAGCCGTCGGCCCGCCTCATCG GTGTGGAGTACATCGTGTCGGACAACATCTTCGAGGCCCTGCCGCCGGAGGAGCAGAGGCTGTGGCACTCGCACGCCTACGAGGTCAAGGCCGGGCTGTGGACCGACGTGGGCGTGCCGGAGATGCTGCAGACCTCGGAGATGGCCAGGATGGCCAAGACGTACGGCAAGTTCTGGTGCACGTGGCAGGTGGACCGCAGCGACCGGCTGCCCCTCGGCGCGCCGGCGCTCATGATGTCGCCGCAGGCCGTGGAGCCGGGCCGGGTGCGCGCCGAGCTGGTGCGCGCGCGCGACGAGAGGTGCAAGGTGGACAGCTCCGCTCGTGGGCTCAAGGCTGAGAGGGTGGAGATGGATGAGCCGGAGTGGATCAACCCGAACGCCGACTACTGGCGACTGCACGGCAAGGGGTTCGCCGTAGACGTCACGGACACGGAGATGAAGCAGCAGGCGCCCTTCCCTTGA
- the LOC119268946 gene encoding uncharacterized protein LOC119268946 isoform X3 produces the protein MSAALGVEGWPEAAPRRAVRQEASRRVTASPAGGRVAVRIDPQPPSLLVAMARTSSPSTRDPLLPSLEGHRLVSLQAVPRLPSFPPSNQNHLLIEKSKNSKKGCSTGLGHAEISATIDTDKAQLSIAYSEESNSCRQSRHYDR, from the exons ATGAGTGCGGCACTGGGGGTGGAAGGTTGGCCGGAGGCAGCACCGAGGCGAGCTGTGCGGCAGGAGGCTTCGCGGCGGGTGACGGCCTCGCCCGCCGGCGGCCGCGTCGCAGTCCGCATCGATCCCCAGCCCCCTTCGTTGCTCGTGGCGATGGCTCGAACTTCATCTCCGAGCACCCGAGATCCCCTGCTTCCAAGCCTG GAAGGTCATCGACTCGTAAGTCTACAAGCTGTCCCACGGCTGCCTTCATTTCCACCCAG CAATCAAAATCATTTGTTGATCGAGAAGTCCAAAAATAGCAAG AAAGGATGCTCAACGGGACTTGGTCACGCCGAGATATCAGCAACAATCGACACCGACAAAGCTCAATTATCTATTGCATATTCAGAAGAAAGCAACTCCTGTCGACAATCAAGGCACTATGACAG GTAG
- the LOC119268946 gene encoding uncharacterized protein LOC119268946 isoform X2 translates to MSAALGVEGWPEAAPRRAVRQEASRRVTASPAGGRVAVRIDPQPPSLLVAMARTSSPSTRDPLLPSLEGHRLVSLQAVPRLPSFPPRKDAQRDLVTPRYQQQSTPTKLNYLLHIQKKATPVDNQGTMTGSSSLRCKHLKEWSC, encoded by the exons ATGAGTGCGGCACTGGGGGTGGAAGGTTGGCCGGAGGCAGCACCGAGGCGAGCTGTGCGGCAGGAGGCTTCGCGGCGGGTGACGGCCTCGCCCGCCGGCGGCCGCGTCGCAGTCCGCATCGATCCCCAGCCCCCTTCGTTGCTCGTGGCGATGGCTCGAACTTCATCTCCGAGCACCCGAGATCCCCTGCTTCCAAGCCTG GAAGGTCATCGACTCGTAAGTCTACAAGCTGTCCCACGGCTGCCTTCATTTCCACCCAG AAAGGATGCTCAACGGGACTTGGTCACGCCGAGATATCAGCAACAATCGACACCGACAAAGCTCAATTATCTATTGCATATTCAGAAGAAAGCAACTCCTGTCGACAATCAAGGCACTATGACAG GTAGCTCAAGCCTAAGATGCAAACATCTCAAGGAATGGAGTTGCTGA
- the LOC119268946 gene encoding uncharacterized protein LOC119268946 isoform X1 produces MSAALGVEGWPEAAPRRAVRQEASRRVTASPAGGRVAVRIDPQPPSLLVAMARTSSPSTRDPLLPSLVSPLLPLVSFPSSLTLIDVLNCLAGRSSTRKSTSCPTAAFISTQKGCSTGLGHAEISATIDTDKAQLSIAYSEESNSCRQSRHYDR; encoded by the exons ATGAGTGCGGCACTGGGGGTGGAAGGTTGGCCGGAGGCAGCACCGAGGCGAGCTGTGCGGCAGGAGGCTTCGCGGCGGGTGACGGCCTCGCCCGCCGGCGGCCGCGTCGCAGTCCGCATCGATCCCCAGCCCCCTTCGTTGCTCGTGGCGATGGCTCGAACTTCATCTCCGAGCACCCGAGATCCCCTGCTTCCAAGCCTGGTCTCTCCACTCCTCCCTCTTGTCTCCTTTCCATCCTCGCTCACCCTGATCGATGTGCTTAATTGCCTTGCAGGAAGGTCATCGACTCGTAAGTCTACAAGCTGTCCCACGGCTGCCTTCATTTCCACCCAG AAAGGATGCTCAACGGGACTTGGTCACGCCGAGATATCAGCAACAATCGACACCGACAAAGCTCAATTATCTATTGCATATTCAGAAGAAAGCAACTCCTGTCGACAATCAAGGCACTATGACAG GTAG